One Coffea arabica cultivar ET-39 chromosome 5c, Coffea Arabica ET-39 HiFi, whole genome shotgun sequence DNA window includes the following coding sequences:
- the LOC113689321 gene encoding uncharacterized protein: MEDDLAEIIKRFALSMSEMKGAEIDVEDLGNGVQECQKSIIGRIKGEKVANFTGVKKFVTAAWGYPKNLRTTELGPNLFQFLIPREEERDKILNGGPWLLDNQIIILRAWEKGIEEDENAFRLAPLWVQVWNLPLHWIAKEVGRKIGNVFETVKEVSIPQGGGKEGKHLKLWVTMDTNQPLPRGTAVKVDGVYKWVQFKYERCPDFCYKCGRIGHSDRTCKTHIVLSKGQNENQYGP, translated from the coding sequence ATGGAGGACGATTTGGCAGAGATAATTAAGAGATTTGCTCTATCTATGTCTGAAATGAAAGGGGCTGAAATTGATGTGGAGGATCTGGGTAATGGGGTGCAGGAATGTCAAAAGAGCATAATTGGTAGAATTAAGGGGGAAAAAGTAGCAAACTTCACAGGAGTTAAGAAGTTTGTTACTGCAGCATGGGGCTATCCAAAGAATTTGAGGACAACTGAACTAGGACCTAACTTGTTTCAGTTCCTTATCccaagagaggaagagagggaTAAAATCCTGAATGGTGGACCTTGGCTACTGGATAACCAAATAATCATCCTCAGAGCGTGGGAAAAAGGGATTGAAGAGGATGAGAATGCCTTTAGGCTAGCTCCCTTGTGGGTACAGGTTTGGAACCTCCCTCTACACTGGATAGCAAAGGAAGTTGGCAGGAAAATAGGAAATGTTTTTGAAACAGTGAAGGAGGTAAGCATTCCTCAAGGGGGAGGGAAGGAAGGTAAGCATTTGAAGCTGTGGGTAACAATGGACACAAACCAACCGCTCCCAAGAGGAACAGCTGTGAAAGTGGATGGAGTGTATAAGTGGGTGCAATTTAAATATGAGAGGTGCCCTGACTTCTGTTACAAATGTGGGAGGATTGGTCACAGTGATAGGACTTGCAAGACACATATAGTTTTAAGCAAAGGACAGAATGAGAACCAATATGGCCCGTGA